In Helianthus annuus cultivar XRQ/B chromosome 8, HanXRQr2.0-SUNRISE, whole genome shotgun sequence, a single genomic region encodes these proteins:
- the LOC110873280 gene encoding (S)-8-oxocitronellyl enol synthase CYC2, protein MAVIEKLQKRVKRTPKDVAIIFGVTGLVGKQLLEKLLSRSKWKVYGVARRPETVTSVKKPVHTNPNYHFISCNLVDPFETQIKLSHLHDVTHVFWVTWASEFPLDSIECYEQNKAMMSNAMDSILPGAKGLKHFSLQTGTKHYVSLQGGSLDHLVKRVCYYDENCPRVETPIGYNFYYGLEDLLKERLAGAVPWSVHRPGLIIGSSRKTVYNFMGSLCVYGTICKYLNLPFVFGGRKECWEEQFVDVSDARLVAKQQIWAATNDSVQSTNGQAFNSINGDGSTWKDIWGAIGDKFGAIVPLKMLSEEFTFAGSMSDKGGVWKEIVKKEGLVETEMEDLANWYFLDALFRCPVKMLGTREKADRLGFTKRYLALDSISHWIDVLRQEKLIP, encoded by the coding sequence atgGCTGTTATTGAAAAGCTTCAAAAAAGAGTCAAAAGGACTCCAAAAGATGTTGCCATCATCTTTGGAGTAACCGGTCTAGTTGGAAAGCAGCTTCTTGAGAAGCTACTTTCAAGATCCAAATGGAAAGTTTACGGTGTGGCGAGGCGGCCGGAGACGGTGACAAGTGTTAAAAAACCGGTTCACACAAACCCTAATTACCATTTCATTTCATGCAACCTTGTTGACCCTTTTGAAACCCAAATCAAACTCTCTCATTTGCATGATGTGACCCATGTGTTTTGGGTAACATGGGCTAGTGAGTTTCCACTAGATAGCATTGAATGTTATGAGCAAAACAAAGCCATGATGTCCAATGCAATGGACTCAATCCTACCAGGAGCCAAGGGTTTGAAGCACTTCTCTCTTCAAACTGGGACCAAACACTATGTGTCTTTACAAGGTGGTTCATTGGACCATCTTGTCAAAAGGGTTTGTTACTATGATGAGAATTGTCCAAGAGTTGAAACACCAATAGGGTATAACTTCTACTATGGTCTTGAAGATCTCCTTAAGGAGAGACTAGCGGGTGCGGTCCCATGGTCAGTTCACCGGCCTGGTTTGATCATAGGAAGTTCGAGAAAAACCGTGTATAACTTCATGGGAAGCTTATGCGTATATGGGACCATTTGTAAGTATTTGAACCTCCCCTTTGTTTTTGGTGGAAGAAAAGAGTGTTGGGAAGAACAATTTGTTGATGTCTCGGACGCTAGGCTTGTGGCCAAACAACAAATATGGGCAGCCACAAACGATTCGGTTCAATCAACTAACGGGCAAGCGTTTAATTCAATAAACGGGGATGGTTCAACTTGGAAGGATATATGGGGGGCGATTGGGGATAAGTTTGGAGCGATCGTGCCTTTGAAAATGTTGTCCGAGGAGTTTACTTTCGCAGGGTCTATGAGCGATAAGGGGGGTGTTTGGAAAGAGATAGTGAAGAAAGAGGGTTTGGTCGAGACCGAAATGGAGGATTTGGCGAATTGGTATTTCTTGGACGCGTTGTTTCGTTGCCCGGTTAAGATGCTTGGAACAAGAGAGAAAGCAGATAGGCTTGGGTTCACAAAGAGGTATCTAGCACTTGATTCGATATCACATTGGATTGATGTTTTGAGACAAGAAAAACTAATTCCATGA